The DNA segment CGGATGTTCGAGGGAAATACGGATAGGACGAAGTTGATCCATGCGCTGTATGAGGCGAGGATATTGAGATAGAAGACAACCCGGCAGTAGCCGGGTTTTTTGATGTGGGAAAAATTGAAATTAAATACCACTCAACCGAAATGAGTTGCCTAAACTTTTTAGAGTACCATGGTGGGTTCGCGTCGCATGACCATTTCAGGAGGAATGGCACCGCTTTTCATTCTATTTTTCTGGTCAGTAATCCTCTTGCCTGTATCAACGAAACCAAGACTTTCGTAAAACTTTATTGCTCTTACATTATATAGAACAACTTCAAGAATTGTCGGTTTAGAAGAATCTGCATAATATTGTATGGCAGCCCACATAGACCGACCAATTCCTTGACCAAAATATCCCGGAAGAATGTAGAGCATTGCAAGCCGATTGTAATCGAGGTGCTTCCCCATTGCACAAAATCCAACAGCCTTATTATCTATTTTTGCAACCAATGCATTAAAATTTTCATGCTTATTTTCAACACTCTTTATTGTCCTTGCAATGCCTTCCTTAGAATTTTTACCACTGAACCAATCATTAATATCATCCTCCGTTATACCAGCACCTTTGTTGGGATACGTAGCGAGCCAAGAACGATAAAGAAGGTCCTGAATCTCAGGAACATCAGCGGGAGTAAGAGGTGAGATTTTGAGAGTATCGATATTCATAATAGGCCCAAAGTAGCTACGAAACTTAGAGTGCCAGAATTTGATATTTAGTCAATTGCGTTTAGGAATCGACCCACAAGTCACTAAGAAGATTGCGATGCATTAGGGAGGCGAAAAACACTTCGCGTTTTTACCTCATTGGGCACTCGGAAGTGCACGAAATATGATTCGGGAATCGCCCCTTCGTCACTAAGTATTTTGCTTCGCGCACTCGCAAAATACTAAGTGCGAGTAGGGCCAGGACTCGCCGACTGCGCGCACGGCTGGATTTATCACGAGCGAAGCTCGGATAAAATCTGCGCCGGTGCGGCAGTAGCACCGGCTCCGCCCTTCAATTCCCCCCAATCTCTGCAAAATGAAACCACCCGAAAGCTTTCGCTTTCGGGTGGTCATTTTGTGGAGATGGGGGGAATTGAACCCCCGTCCAAATCGAAGTAATGAATGTTTCTACGAGCGTAGATTCTTTAAGGTTTAGTAGAGAGCGATAGAAAAGAAACAAAACTCACTCAATACGAGCACTGAATTTCGGAAATCGTAACGTG comes from the Candidatus Paceibacterota bacterium genome and includes:
- a CDS encoding GNAT family N-acetyltransferase, which translates into the protein MNIDTLKISPLTPADVPEIQDLLYRSWLATYPNKGAGITEDDINDWFSGKNSKEGIARTIKSVENKHENFNALVAKIDNKAVGFCAMGKHLDYNRLAMLYILPGYFGQGIGRSMWAAIQYYADSSKPTILEVVLYNVRAIKFYESLGFVDTGKRITDQKNRMKSGAIPPEMVMRREPTMVL